The DNA segment TGCGCAGCACGTGCCATTGATTGACGCCGGCGCTCATCGCCGAGCAACAGCTCGAGTGCGGGCCAGAGCTCTGCGCCGAGCGAGGCATCCTCGATGACCACTGCTCCTCCAGTTTGCGCGAGGACCTTTGCGTTATGGTGCTGCTCGCGATTGGCTGCATGGGGATAGGGCACGAGAATTGCTGCTTTTCCGAGCGCTGCAAGCTCAGCGACAGTGCTTCCCCCTGCGCGACTGAGAACCAGTTCCGCTGCTGCGTACGCCGATGCCATGTCCTCGATGAACGGGCGTGCTACAATCCCAGCGTTGAGTGGTGGAGAATAGTTCGCACCTGTTTGCCAGAGGATCTGCCACCCTGCCGCAAGGATACGATCGCGTATGGCTTCGATAGCGCTGTTGATTGACTGCGCTCCGAGTGATCCACCGAGTACAAGGAGCACTGGGCGCTCAGGATCAAGTCCGAAGCTCCCTCGTGCGATACGGGGATCAATTCGTGTGCGGAGCTCTGGACGAATCGGTGTACCGACAACCAACACCCGTTCCCGCACAGAGGAAGGAAAAGCATCCCGACACGCAGGAACGCTCACGAAGATGCGTTCAGCCCACTGGGCAACCATTCGATTGACCTTGCCTGGTATGGCATTGATTTCGACGAGCACAATGGGTACGTTCGCCCACCGCGCAGCGATTGCAACAGGGAGACTCACATAGGTACCAGCCAGCAGTGCCACACGTGGCTGTA comes from the Armatimonadota bacterium genome and includes:
- the murG gene encoding UDP-N-acetylglucosamine--N-acetylmuramyl-(pentapeptide) pyrophosphoryl-undecaprenol N-acetylglucosamine transferase, which produces MLVEHALGCWGAPTRYFCARACRALVHPNTAAVAKMQNQARLPLIVAAGGTGGDLFPVLAIVEQLSRILPPHAVLEPVFVGNRSRIEGRVIPARGYRFVPIPMRGYYGLRSARTYSLAWRLPISIARVAHTLSTVQPRVALLAGTYVSLPVAIAARWANVPIVLVEINAIPGKVNRMVAQWAERIFVSVPACRDAFPSSVRERVLVVGTPIRPELRTRIDPRIARGSFGLDPERPVLLVLGGSLGAQSINSAIEAIRDRILAAGWQILWQTGANYSPPLNAGIVARPFIEDMASAYAAAELVLSRAGGSTVAELAALGKAAILVPYPHAANREQHHNAKVLAQTGGAVVIEDASLGAELWPALELLLGDERRRQSMARAAHSLGVPDATERAAGTLAALLVGNQ